The Nocardioides humi genome includes a region encoding these proteins:
- a CDS encoding AMP-binding enzyme: MRRRGENISSFEVEAVLLGHPQIAQVACVPVRRPDVEDEVKVWVVPRAGERVAFPELLEFCVDRLPHFMVPRFFELAEELPLTPTGKVEKGTLRATGNGVRTWDRAAHGYAVTRRGLARDAGAPEAPSAAVT; this comes from the coding sequence GTGCGGCGCCGCGGCGAGAACATCTCCAGCTTCGAGGTCGAAGCGGTTCTCCTGGGCCACCCGCAGATCGCCCAGGTCGCCTGTGTGCCGGTGCGTCGGCCGGACGTCGAGGACGAGGTCAAGGTCTGGGTGGTGCCGAGGGCCGGGGAGCGGGTCGCGTTCCCCGAGCTGCTCGAGTTCTGTGTCGACCGGCTGCCCCATTTCATGGTGCCGCGCTTCTTCGAGCTCGCCGAGGAGTTGCCGCTCACCCCGACCGGAAAGGTCGAGAAGGGCACGCTGCGCGCCACCGGCAACGGGGTCCGAACGTGGGACCGCGCCGCTCATGGATATGCCGTCACCCGACGCGGTCTGGCGCGTGACGCGGGCGCTCCGGAGGCTCCCTCCGCGGCGGTGACCTAA
- a CDS encoding amidohydrolase family protein, protein MTPLTLISSDGHATALMRDYRPYLEAEFREDFDAFLDEWEDRGSRSFDLRALRHRLDPELVDQWEEVMVATGRLEGNWNPTARLEEMEREGVCAEVVFPDFGLPFELYSPLMSTVLKHPPAPTPQMEAGFRAYNSWLADFCSETPERFAGMGLASWREPDEAVAEIRRCKKLGLTGVVLPKFSREAPLYDSRFDVVWQTLVDLDMVVNLHIAISSTADMPMFVGDPPHPGCVSRVMAPELFFYAQNILTHLIWGGVLEKFPRLKIVVTELGSGWIAGALQDMDYTYQGSYARSDIRSFLKLRPSEYFARQCYIGASTFSKAEIDMRELLGVDKIMFGMDYPHHEGTMIEGTRNYLRATYGAVGVPESEARAMLGLTAAEVFGFDLAKLAPVVERIDLRVAEVLTPPETDLYPRGDVHKPAPVFIRPGGDNPGRALSVR, encoded by the coding sequence ATGACTCCTCTGACACTGATCTCCTCCGACGGACACGCCACCGCCCTGATGCGTGACTACCGGCCCTACCTCGAGGCGGAGTTCCGCGAGGACTTCGACGCCTTCCTCGACGAGTGGGAGGACCGCGGCTCGCGCAGCTTCGACCTCCGGGCGCTGCGGCACCGGCTCGATCCTGAGTTGGTGGACCAGTGGGAGGAGGTGATGGTCGCCACCGGCCGGCTCGAGGGCAACTGGAATCCGACGGCCCGGCTGGAGGAGATGGAGCGGGAGGGCGTGTGTGCTGAGGTGGTCTTCCCCGATTTCGGGCTGCCGTTCGAGCTGTACTCGCCGCTCATGTCGACCGTGCTCAAGCATCCGCCCGCTCCGACCCCACAGATGGAGGCGGGCTTCCGTGCCTACAACAGCTGGTTGGCCGACTTCTGCAGCGAGACTCCCGAGCGGTTCGCTGGGATGGGGCTGGCCAGCTGGCGTGAGCCCGATGAGGCAGTCGCCGAGATCAGGCGGTGTAAGAAGCTCGGGCTGACCGGCGTGGTGCTGCCGAAGTTCTCCCGCGAGGCGCCGCTCTACGACAGCCGGTTCGATGTCGTCTGGCAGACGCTGGTCGACCTCGACATGGTCGTGAATCTGCACATCGCGATCTCCTCGACCGCCGACATGCCGATGTTCGTCGGTGATCCTCCCCACCCTGGCTGCGTGTCCCGAGTGATGGCTCCCGAGCTGTTCTTCTATGCCCAGAACATTCTGACCCACCTGATCTGGGGCGGGGTGCTCGAGAAGTTCCCGCGGCTCAAGATCGTCGTCACCGAACTGGGCTCCGGCTGGATCGCCGGTGCCCTGCAGGACATGGACTACACCTACCAGGGGAGCTACGCGCGCTCCGACATCCGCTCGTTCCTCAAGCTCCGGCCGAGCGAGTACTTCGCCCGCCAGTGCTACATCGGCGCGTCGACGTTCTCGAAGGCGGAGATCGACATGCGTGAGCTCCTCGGCGTGGACAAGATCATGTTCGGTATGGACTATCCGCACCATGAGGGCACCATGATCGAAGGGACCAGGAACTACCTCCGGGCAACGTACGGCGCGGTGGGTGTGCCGGAGAGCGAGGCGCGGGCGATGCTGGGGCTCACGGCCGCCGAGGTCTTCGGCTTCGACCTGGCCAAGCTGGCGCCGGTGGTGGAGCGGATCGACCTGCGGGTCGCCGAGGTGCTGACGCCGCCCGAGACCGATCTCTACCCCCGCGGTGACGTGCACAAGCCGGCGCCGGTCTTCATCCGACCCGGCGGCGACAACCCGGGCCGTGCGCTCAGCGTCCGGTAG
- a CDS encoding SDR family oxidoreductase produces the protein MELCEGKVAVVTGAASGLGLALSEALLARGMTVALADLDAERLRAEAGRLGRLFDPARLLALQADVGEADSVERLARDVRASLGSVHLLCNNAGVLDSARTWERPVEAWHRVLRTNVEGVVHGLTAFVPAMIEAGVPAYVVNISSTTAFEPRPGMAPYSASKAAVLSISETLAMELDALGAPIGVGVVLPGGVATRLARDLDRSGEGSDGPRRADAGLRRPDDVAAQVVRAVEQDRFYIFTHPERFPGLRARVEQTLLALGSADEHSGLRPTPPAA, from the coding sequence ATGGAGCTCTGCGAAGGCAAGGTCGCCGTTGTCACCGGTGCGGCGAGCGGACTCGGTCTGGCCCTTTCGGAGGCGCTGCTCGCGCGCGGCATGACGGTCGCGCTCGCGGACCTGGACGCCGAGCGACTACGGGCCGAGGCCGGACGCCTCGGCCGGCTCTTCGATCCGGCTCGTCTCCTTGCTCTGCAGGCCGACGTGGGTGAGGCGGACTCTGTCGAGAGGCTGGCTCGCGACGTGCGCGCCAGCCTGGGGTCGGTTCACCTGCTGTGCAACAACGCCGGCGTGCTGGACTCCGCACGCACCTGGGAGCGACCGGTGGAGGCGTGGCACCGGGTACTGCGCACCAATGTCGAGGGCGTCGTCCACGGCCTCACCGCGTTCGTCCCGGCCATGATCGAGGCAGGAGTGCCGGCGTACGTCGTCAACATCTCCTCGACCACCGCCTTCGAGCCGCGCCCGGGCATGGCGCCGTACAGCGCCAGCAAGGCGGCGGTGCTCTCGATCTCGGAGACCCTCGCGATGGAGCTCGACGCCCTGGGTGCGCCCATCGGTGTCGGTGTGGTCCTGCCGGGGGGTGTGGCCACCCGGCTCGCTCGCGACCTCGACCGCTCCGGGGAGGGGTCCGACGGTCCTCGGCGCGCGGACGCCGGGCTCCGTCGGCCGGACGACGTCGCTGCCCAGGTGGTGCGTGCGGTCGAGCAGGACCGCTTCTACATCTTCACCCACCCCGAGCGCTTCCCAGGTCTACGGGCGCGGGTGGAGCAGACGCTGCTCGCCCTCGGCAGCGCCGACGAGCATTCCGGGCTGCGACCCACGCCCCCCGCTGCTTGA
- a CDS encoding MFS transporter, whose amino-acid sequence MRDELPPRLVPTAISLISSLLAVGFGAGIVVAGPIVEVLGYHWLALLPMLVSVAAALGALLLIPESPVRTREHIPVLPAALLAGWLSALLLGVSRAPHWGWGSWQVLLALALAVLLLVLWVVVEWRQRVPLIDLRLMARRGVWTANLVGLLIGAAMYGALGFYPQFNQTPSAAGYGFGASVTEAGHMLLPAAVMTFLCGVFAAPLAERVGARLLIGAGCLTSALGISFAACVHDARWEMYVAGGITGLGSGLVFACLPNAVVAAVAPHETGVATGVNSNIRTLGGALGSALMTSLLTSHLQPSGYSAELGYELGFLLLACCAGLAVLATLLVPRAAQARQQAWRAVEDAPLVR is encoded by the coding sequence GTGCGCGACGAGCTGCCGCCGCGGCTGGTCCCCACCGCGATCAGCCTCATCTCCTCGCTGCTCGCCGTCGGCTTCGGCGCCGGCATCGTGGTGGCCGGCCCGATCGTCGAGGTGCTCGGCTACCACTGGCTGGCCCTGCTCCCGATGCTGGTCTCGGTCGCGGCCGCGCTCGGTGCGCTGCTGCTCATCCCCGAGTCGCCGGTCCGTACCCGCGAGCACATCCCGGTGCTGCCCGCGGCGCTCCTCGCGGGTTGGCTCTCCGCGCTGCTGCTCGGGGTCTCGCGTGCGCCACACTGGGGATGGGGCTCATGGCAGGTGCTGCTGGCCCTGGCGCTCGCCGTCCTGCTGCTCGTGCTGTGGGTGGTCGTCGAGTGGCGCCAGCGCGTGCCGCTGATCGACCTGCGGCTGATGGCACGTCGCGGGGTCTGGACCGCCAACCTCGTCGGGCTGCTGATCGGCGCGGCGATGTACGGCGCGCTGGGCTTCTACCCGCAGTTCAACCAGACGCCGTCCGCGGCCGGCTACGGCTTCGGCGCGTCCGTGACCGAGGCCGGCCACATGCTGTTGCCCGCCGCGGTGATGACGTTCCTGTGCGGGGTGTTCGCGGCGCCCCTGGCCGAGCGGGTCGGCGCCCGGCTCCTGATCGGTGCCGGGTGCCTCACCTCGGCGCTGGGGATCTCCTTCGCGGCGTGCGTGCACGACGCCCGTTGGGAGATGTACGTCGCGGGTGGGATCACCGGTCTCGGCTCCGGGCTGGTCTTCGCGTGCCTGCCCAACGCCGTGGTGGCCGCCGTCGCGCCACACGAGACAGGGGTCGCGACAGGAGTGAACTCCAACATCCGCACGCTGGGGGGCGCGCTCGGGAGTGCCCTGATGACCTCACTGCTCACCAGCCACCTGCAGCCCTCGGGCTACTCCGCCGAGCTGGGCTACGAGCTCGGGTTCCTGCTGCTGGCCTGCTGCGCGGGACTCGCGGTGCTCGCCACCCTCCTGGTCCCGAGAGCGGCCCAGGCCCGACAACAGGCGTGGCGCGCAGTTGAGGACGCGCCGCTGGTGCGCTAG
- a CDS encoding cysteine hydrolase family protein, whose amino-acid sequence MTRRHLALLLIDLQEIFVRPPPAVVEAAGELPGIHAVLERTVRLRERARDRGVPVLYTRHVFRPGLVDAPLAARDALRARALERGRPTAEIVAELAPSEEEAVVEKNRHDGFFGTDLAARLRELGVRRLVVAGVVTNLCVETTVRSAVQRDLDVTVAADCTSAPPQAHARSLAAMADAFAVVADSPSLLLGHS is encoded by the coding sequence ATGACCCGTCGACACCTGGCCCTGCTGCTCATCGACCTGCAGGAGATCTTCGTGCGACCGCCGCCGGCGGTGGTCGAGGCGGCCGGGGAGCTGCCCGGGATCCATGCCGTCCTCGAGCGGACCGTGAGGCTGCGCGAGCGGGCCCGGGACCGGGGTGTGCCGGTGCTCTACACCCGACACGTGTTCCGGCCCGGCCTGGTCGACGCACCGCTCGCCGCGCGGGACGCCCTACGCGCCCGCGCGCTCGAGCGGGGGCGCCCCACCGCAGAGATCGTCGCGGAGCTCGCGCCGAGCGAGGAGGAGGCCGTGGTCGAGAAGAACCGGCACGACGGCTTCTTCGGGACCGACCTGGCCGCGCGGCTGCGCGAGCTGGGCGTACGGCGGCTCGTCGTGGCCGGCGTGGTGACGAACCTGTGTGTCGAGACGACGGTGCGCTCCGCCGTCCAGCGGGACCTGGACGTGACGGTCGCCGCCGACTGCACCAGTGCGCCGCCACAGGCGCACGCGCGGAGCCTGGCCGCGATGGCCGACGCCTTCGCGGTGGTGGCCGACAGTCCGAGCCTTCTCCTAGGGCATTCCTAG